A single genomic interval of Polaribacter vadi harbors:
- a CDS encoding DegT/DnrJ/EryC1/StrS family aminotransferase, which produces MKKIQMVDLQSQYQQIKETVDASIQEVLNTSSYINGPLVHEFQKDLEDYLGVKHVIPCANGTDALQIAMMGLGLEQGDEVITADFTFAATVEVIALLKLTPVLVDVEADTFNIDIEALKKAITPKTKAIVPVHLFGQVANMDAVMEIAKQHNLFVIEDNAQAIGANYTFKDGTQKKAGTIGNVGTTSFFPSKNLGCYGDGGAIFTNDDTLAHTLRGIVNHGMYERYYHDVVGVNSRLDAIQAGVLKAKLPNLDAYCNSRRNAARFYNNAFANNPNIITPTTKSNKTANCNQICDVCDCHVFHQYTLQITNGQRDELHKHLLTKEIPNAIYYPVALHSQKAYKDERYNESDFPVTNELIKTVISLPMHTELEEDQLQFITKTIIDFFNK; this is translated from the coding sequence ATGGTTGACTTACAAAGTCAATATCAACAAATAAAAGAAACAGTAGATGCTTCAATTCAAGAAGTATTAAATACCTCCTCTTATATAAATGGACCTTTGGTGCATGAATTTCAAAAAGATTTAGAAGATTATTTAGGAGTAAAACACGTAATTCCTTGTGCAAATGGAACTGATGCTTTGCAAATTGCAATGATGGGTTTAGGCTTAGAACAAGGAGATGAAGTAATTACCGCCGATTTTACATTTGCAGCAACTGTAGAAGTTATAGCATTGTTAAAATTAACACCTGTTTTGGTTGATGTTGAAGCTGATACTTTTAACATCGATATTGAAGCGCTTAAAAAAGCAATAACTCCAAAAACGAAAGCAATTGTACCCGTTCATTTATTTGGACAAGTTGCCAATATGGATGCTGTAATGGAAATTGCAAAACAACACAATTTGTTTGTAATTGAAGATAATGCACAAGCAATTGGTGCTAATTATACTTTTAAAGATGGTACACAAAAAAAAGCTGGAACTATTGGAAATGTAGGAACAACTTCTTTTTTCCCTTCTAAAAACTTAGGTTGCTATGGAGATGGAGGAGCTATTTTTACCAATGATGATACACTTGCACATACTTTAAGAGGTATTGTAAATCATGGAATGTACGAACGTTATTATCATGATGTTGTGGGTGTAAATTCTAGATTAGATGCTATACAAGCTGGAGTTTTAAAAGCTAAATTACCCAATTTAGATGCATATTGTAATTCAAGAAGAAATGCAGCTCGTTTTTACAACAATGCGTTTGCAAACAACCCGAATATAATTACTCCAACAACAAAATCGAACAAAACAGCTAATTGCAATCAAATTTGTGATGTTTGTGATTGCCACGTTTTTCATCAATATACATTGCAAATTACCAATGGTCAAAGAGATGAATTGCATAAACATTTGTTAACGAAAGAAATACCAAATGCTATTTATTATCCTGTAGCTTTGCATTCACAAAAAGCTTACAAAGATGAAAGATACAATGAAAGCGATTTCCCAGTGACCAATGAGTTGATAAAAACAGTAATTTCTTTACCTATGCACACAGAACTAGAGGAAGATCAATTACAATTTATCACAAAAACAATCATCGATTTTTTTAATAAATAA